One Anoplopoma fimbria isolate UVic2021 breed Golden Eagle Sablefish chromosome 21, Afim_UVic_2022, whole genome shotgun sequence DNA segment encodes these proteins:
- the nrn1a gene encoding neuritin isoform X1, with protein MRMRMMGVTWSSKCLALLLALHIVSVLQTVLVSAGQCDSVFKGFSDCLLQLGDNMSKYPQDLDDRENLKTICNYWDDFHSCASTALADCQEGATDLWEKLKKESRNLDFRGSLFELCGGGNAAPRSADARGLALVLTTLPTILTWLAF; from the exons atgaggatgaggatgatgggagTAACCTGGTCCTCCAAATGCCTCGCACTCCTCCTGGCGCTACACATAG TCTCTGTGTTGCAGACGGTGCTGGTCAGTGCGGGTCAATGTGACTCGGTGTTCAAAGGTTTCTCAGACTGTCTGCTTCAGTTGGGGGACAACATGTCCAAGTATCCCCAGGACCTGGACGACAGGGAGAACCTGAAAACCATCTGCAA TTACTGGGATGACTTCCACTCCTGCGCCTCGACGGCGCTGGCCGACTGCCAGGAGGGAGCGACGGACCTCTGGGAGAAACTGAAAAAGGAGTCCCGCAACCTGGATTTCCGTGGGAGTCTGTTTGAACTCTGTGGCGGCGGCAACGCGGCCCCCAGATCGGCCGACGCCAGGGGCCTCGCCTTGGTCCTAACCACGCTGCCCACCATACTGACTTGGCTGGCGttttaa
- the nrn1a gene encoding neuritin isoform X2, whose translation MTLNFSVLQTVLVSAGQCDSVFKGFSDCLLQLGDNMSKYPQDLDDRENLKTICNYWDDFHSCASTALADCQEGATDLWEKLKKESRNLDFRGSLFELCGGGNAAPRSADARGLALVLTTLPTILTWLAF comes from the exons atgacACTgaatt TCTCTGTGTTGCAGACGGTGCTGGTCAGTGCGGGTCAATGTGACTCGGTGTTCAAAGGTTTCTCAGACTGTCTGCTTCAGTTGGGGGACAACATGTCCAAGTATCCCCAGGACCTGGACGACAGGGAGAACCTGAAAACCATCTGCAA TTACTGGGATGACTTCCACTCCTGCGCCTCGACGGCGCTGGCCGACTGCCAGGAGGGAGCGACGGACCTCTGGGAGAAACTGAAAAAGGAGTCCCGCAACCTGGATTTCCGTGGGAGTCTGTTTGAACTCTGTGGCGGCGGCAACGCGGCCCCCAGATCGGCCGACGCCAGGGGCCTCGCCTTGGTCCTAACCACGCTGCCCACCATACTGACTTGGCTGGCGttttaa